GCAGGCCTGCCGGACCAGAGCCTCAGCGGCCCGCTCGGGGTCGCCGCCGATTTCTCGGGCCGGGTCGACCAGCCGCAAGTCACCGGCATCGTGCGCGGCAAGAGCCTGACCTACACCAACGCGACCTACGGGACCCGGCTGACCAACCTCGCGCTGCAGGGTCGCTTCACCGGCGAGCGGCTGCAGATCGATCAGCTCACTGCCAATGCCGGCAGCGGCAATCTTACCGGCAACGGCTACATCAGCCTCGCCGCCGCCAGCGGTTATCCGGCCAACTTCGACCTCAAGCTCAACAATGCCCGGCTTGCCGACAGCGACGATCTGAGGGTGGCTGCGACCGGCGACGTCCAGCTGGTCAAGGCCGCCGGCCAGTCGCCGATCCTTCGCGGGACCGTCCGCCTTCCCTCGACCCGCTATCAGATCGTCCGTCAGGGTTCGGCACAGGTGCCCGAGCTGACCGGGGTCCGCTTCAAGCCGCCAAGGGGCCGTCCCCAGGTCACCGGTGATGCCCCGCCGCAATCAGCGACGGCAAGCTTCGGCGACGTGCGCCTCGACCTCAACATCATCTCCCCCGGGCAGCTGTTCGTCTCGGGCATGGGCCTCGAATCGGAGTGGCGCGCCAATCTCAAGGTCACCGGCAGCAGCCAGAGCCCGCAGGTCTCGGGCACGATCAACCTCGTGCGCGGCACGCTCGGCTTCGCCGGTCGCTCCTTCGCGCTTCAGGAAGGGCAAGTCCGCTTCAACGGGGGCAGCGCCAGCGACGCCACGGTCCAGCTGAGCGCGACCGAGACGATCGAGGACGTCGAGGTGAGCGTCAACGTCACCGGCAATGCGCTCGACCCGAAGATCACCTTCTCGAGTTCGCCCGGCCTGCCGCAGGACGAGATCGTGTCGCGCATCCTGTTCGGTAATTCGGTCGGGCAATTGTCCGCGATCCAGGCGGTCCAGCTCGCCGCCTCGCTCAACACCTTGCGCGGCTCGGGCGGCGGCGGGCTCAATCCGCTTGGCAAGCTGCGGCAGGTGGCGGGGATCGACCGACTTCGCATCCTTGGCGCCGACGACACGATCGGCCGGGGCACCGCGCTCGCGGCGGGCAAGTATATCGGCGACGACATCTACCTCGAGGTGGTCACCGACGCGCGCGGCTTCACCGCGACCCAGCTCGAGGTGACTCTCAGCCGTAGCCTGTCGATCCTCAGCCAGGCGGGCGGCAGCGGCAGCACCAACGTCAACGTCCGCTACCGGAAGAATTATTGATGCGCGTCGCGCTGCTCGTCCTCGCGCTGACGCTCGCCGCCTGCGGCGACCGGCGGACGTTCGACGAGCGCTATGACGACACCGAGGCGAAGCTCAACCAGAAGGCGAAGCAGCTCGATGCCAACCTCGCTGCAAACGAGGTGGCGCCGCGCTGATCAGCGCTGGAGCGTCGCCAGCTCGGTCGCGGGCTGGCCGTCGAGCCCGTAGACGTCGGGCGCCGAGGCGAGCGTGCCGTCGGCCTCGGGACGGACGGTCAAATAGGTCAGGAAGACCGGCACGCCCTTGCCGAGCGCGACATTGAGCTCGGGCTGGCTGCTCGCGGCGACCGGCTCTCGGCCGAGCAGCCAGCGCCCGAGCCGCGCCGCATCCTCGAGCCGGACGCAGCCCGAACTGAAGGTCCGCGCGTCCTTGCCGAACAGCTCGCGCTGCGGCGTGTCGTGCAGGTAGATGCCGAGCTCGTTGGGAAACTCGAACTTCATCGCGCCCATCATGTTGCCCTTGCCGGGCCGCTGGCGAACCCGCGCTTCGGCGCGGCCGTCGGCCACGGCCTGCCAATCGACCGTCGCGGGGTCGATGACCGTCGCGTCGGCGGTCCAGCCAGACAGCACCTCGTAATTGCGCTGCGCGAGATAGGAGAGGCCCGAGCGCAGGACGTTTGCCGCGATCGTCTTCTGGACGAGATCGACGGGCACGTTCCAGTAGGGATTGAAGGTCACCTGCCTCAGTGTTCCGGCCATCAGCGGGGTCTTCATGTCGGGCTTGCCGACGACGACCTTCATCCGGTCCTCGACGCGGCCATGATCGATCATCATCAGCTCCTGGCTGGCGATGTCGACGAGGACGAAGCGACCGTTCGACGGGAGCAGGCGCGCCCGCTCGAGGCTGCCCTTGAGCGCCGGGCTCGGCTGGCCAAGGAAATCGAGCTGGTCGGTCGCGGCGGCACGCAGCGCGGCGTGGATCGGGTTCACCTCGACCGTCTGGCGGACGAAGGCGGCGAGGTCGGACGCGGCGGCGGCCTGCGTCAGCACTTCGGTCGGCGTCGGTACCTTGGGGGCAAGGCTGGGATCGGCGTAGATGATGCGGCTCCGCCCCGGCCAGCGAAGCGCCTGCGTGTAGAGAACGAGGCCGCTGCTCAGCAGCCGCTCGGCTTCCTGCGAGGCGCCGGGAACGCCGGCCTTCGCATCGGCCAGCGCCGCGTCGATCGAGCGGCCGAGTTCGGGGCCGTCGTTGAAGCCGTCGATCGGCGCCGTTCGAAGCGCGGAAACGAGCGTTTGGATCGCGGCTGGCGAGCGGAGCCACAGGGGTTCGCTGCGAGCGGCGTAGAATTGCGACACCGCGAGCGCCGGCGCGAGGCGGTCGGAGCTGGTCGCGGCCACGGCGGGCACAGCGCCGCCGAGCACTGCCGCAAGGGCAGCGCCGAAGAGCAGTGGGTGGGGCACGGCAAAAACTCGATCAAAAGGTTCTTGACCGATTTAACGCCTCGATAATCCCATTAGTTTCAGTGGGTCGTGCCGCCGATCCAGCGTTCGAGCCTGGCCTTGAGCCCGCGCCGCGGCGCGACAAAGGCGGGTTCGGGCAATTCGACTTCCTCGGTCTCCCCGTCATAGAGCTCGAGATTGCGGGGAATGCGCGGGCGAAGCGTCTCGCGGCCGCGCATGACGTCCTCGGCGAGCGCGAGTGCCCGGTGGACGTCGTTGCCGGTGAACGGCTTGAGGAGAAGACCAAGCGCCAGGTCGGGCATCGCGAAGCCCGGCGCGCGGCCGGTCACGAACAGGCAGGGCACGCCGGCATCGTTCAGTCGCACCGCGACCGAAAAGCCGGTCGAGCCGCGCGCGAGGTGGAGGTCGACCAGCGCGAGGTCGGGTTCGTCGCGTTCGAGCAGTTCCACCGCGCTCGCCAGATCTTCGGCGATCCCGACCACGCGGTAACGGGGATTGTCCTCGACCAGGTAACGCAGCGTCTCGGCCAGCGGCCGCTCATCCTCGACAATCAGGATCTTCAGCACCTTAGCACCCTCCCGGCGGCGGTGCCGCCCTGTGGATAAGGTTGCAAAGCGCAACGGCCGTGCGAATCCCGGACTCTCCCGATTATCGGTGAGCCGAAAGCAACTGACGCCAAGACGTCAGTGGAAACGCCTGTTAACTGCGGGCGAAGGCCCGGTAGAAGAGATGCGCGCCGATCTTCTCGACCATCGCGAGACGGCGGCCCCAGCTCGGCGCGACATAATCGGCATGGTACCAAAGGACGTCGGCGGGGATCGCGTCGGCGGCATTGGTCGTCGCGATGCGGGCGATCGCCTTGGCGTAGGACCAGGACGCGCTCTCGCGATTGACCCGCGGGATGCTGCCGGTGCGCGGATTGACGAAGCTGAACTGCCACGGCTGCTTGACGACTTCGCACCAGCTGCCGGGATAACGACCCGAGGCCGCGCGGTTCATGATGACTTCGGCGACCGCGAGCTGGCCGTCGAACGGCTCGCCCCTGGCTTCGTGGTAGACCGCGACCGCGATGCACTCTTCCTGCTCGGTGAGCTCGGCGGTGTTGCTCATCTTGGCGTAGATCAGCGGCCACAGGCTCGCATGAGTAACGGCCGGGCGCACCTCGGCGGCACCGGCCGGCGGTGTCAGGCCGCTGACGGGACGGGCCGTGGAGGAAAGGATCGCGGCGCGGCCGGGTGCCGCGGCAAGGGTGCCGGGGCCGGCAGTGACCGTCGGGATGACCGGCGAAGGAAGGATGCTCGCGCTCGCGGCCGTGGTGGCCGTCGTGGCGCTGGCGACCGGCGCGGCGAGCGCGACCGGCGCCTTGATCGGCGTGTAGGTGACCTTGGCCGTCTGGGCCGACACCGGGCTCGCCACGCCGGCGAGGAACAACAGGGAAGCCATCGCGGGCACGCGGCCCAACGGCAGTCGCTTGATCAATCTGTTCTCTATCTCGTGCGGTCGAAGGGGCCAGCCGCCGCAATGTCACTCGCGCTTGCGCGCCGCGGCTGGAGCCTTCGTCCGACTTGCCTCGGAGCCCTGATGCCGGCTCCTTCGCTTCTCGTCTGTGGGAACGCAGATACGAGGCATTCACCGTGAGGGAACCCCCGCACGGGTGAACGGAGCGAGTCCTGCGGTGAACGGCAGGAACATTTCCCGTGTCGGGACAAGGAGTTGGACGAACCGAAGGCAATGAGCGCCGAAGCGAGTTTGCGGACTTCGGGTCGTCAGAGAATCAGCCGAGCGGCCGAAGTTGTCGTAGTTGACATAGTCCGGGGGTGTCGCACCGATCCGGAACTTCACGATCATCACGCACAGACGGGATGGTGGCGGCGCTTGGCTCGCGTGAAAATTTTCCCCCGGGATGAGGGGCTTGCGGGCAGATTGACCGACTCGGAAGGGTGCGAGGCCCATCGACGAGCTTAAGCCATGAAATGGGGGCTGTAGGACAGGCTTTTCGGATGCAGGGGCGCCTGCCCGATTCTGGACCCAAATAGGCGGAAGGCAAAAAAAAACCTCCCCGTCGCGCGTCCGACGGGGAGGTCCTGATGGCTTAGGCCGCTTCGCTCTTGCGGCTCTGGCGCTTGCGCTCGTGCGGATCGAGGTGGCGCTTGCGCAGGCGGATGACCTTGGGGGTCACCTCGACCAGTTCGTCGTCCTGGATGTAGGCGATCGCCTGCTCGAGCGTCATCTTGCGCGGCGGGGTCAGGCGGATGCCTTCGTCCTTGCCGCTGGCGCGGAAGTTGGTGAGCTGCTTGGCCTTCAAGGGATTAACCTCGAGGTCCTGCGGCTTGGCATTCTCGCCGATGATCATGCCTTCGTAGAGATCATCGTTGGGCGAGATGAACATGATGCCGCGGTCTTCGAGCGCGTTCAGGGCGTAGGCCTGCGCCTTGCCCTTCTCCATCGAGATCAGGACGCCGTTCTGGCGACCGGTGATGACGCCCTTGTGGGGGCCATATTTCTCGAACAGGCGGTTCATGATGCCGGTGCCGCGCGTGTCCGACAGGAACTCGCCGTGGTAGCCGATCAGGCCGCGCGAGGGCGCGCTGAAGGTCAGGCGGGTCTTGCCGGCGCCCGAGGGACGCATGTCGGTCATCTCGGCCTTGCGCTGGCTCATCTTCTCGACGACCGTGCCGCTATATTCGTCGTCGACGTCGATCACGACGGTCTCATACGGCTCCTCGCGGCCGCTGGGGCCGTCCTGGAACAGCACGCGCGGACGGCTGATCGACAGCTCGAAGCCCTCACGGCGCAGGGTCTCGATCAGCACGCCGAGCTGGAGCTCGCCGCGACCGGCGACTTCATAGCTGTCGTTGTCGTGCGCGACCGTGACGCGGATCGCGACATTGGTCTCGGCCTCGCGCTCGAGGCGCTCGCGGATGACGCGGCTCTGGACCTTGTCGCCATCGCGGCCGGCATAGGGGCTGTCGTTGACCGCGAAGCTCATGGCGAGCGTCGGCGGATCGATCGGGCGGGCCTTGATTGGCGTGGTCACCGACGGCGTCGCGATGGTGTTCGAGACGGTCGCGTTCATCAGGCCGGCGATGGCGATGATGTCACCCGCCTGCGCCTGCTCGACCGGCACGCGCTCGAGGCCGTGGAAGGCGAAGATCTTGGTCGCGCGACCTTCCTCGACCTTGTGGCCGTCGACGTCGAGCGCCCGGATCGGCTGGTTGATGTGGAGCGTGCCCGATTCGACTCGGCCGGTGAGGATCCGCCCGAGGAACGGATCGCGGTCGAGCAGGGTGGCGAGCATCTTGAACTCGCCGTGGATCGGCAGGCCGGGCGCGGGCACGTGGCTGACGATGGTCTCGAACAGGGGCGTCAGGTCGCCGTCGCGAACCGTGTCCTCGCGGCCGGCATAGCCGTTGCGGCCCGACGCATAGAGCACCGGGAAATCGAGCTGCTCGTCATTGGCGTCGAGGCTGAGGAACAGGTCGAAGCATTCGTCGAGCACTTCGGCCGGACGCGCGTCGGGGCGGTCGATCTTGTTGACCACGACGATCGGCTTGAGGCCGAGACCGAGCGCCTTGCCGGTGACGAACTTGGTCTGTGGCATCGGGCCTTCGGCGGCGTCGACCAGCAGGATCACGCCGTCGACCATCGAGAGGATGCGCTCGACCTCAGCGCCGAAGTCGGCGTGGCCCGGCGTGTCGACGATATTGATTCGGGTCGCCTCGCCTTCGGCATCGGCCCATTCGACCGAGGTGCACTTGGCGAGAATCGTGATCCCGCGCTCTTTTTCGAGGTCGTTCGAATCCATCGCGCGCTCTTCGACGCGCTGGTTGTCACGAAAGGTGCCGGACTGGCGGAAGAGCTGGTCGACGAGGGTCGTCTTGCCATGATCGACGTGGGCGATGATCGCCACGTTGCGGAGTTCCATCGGTTTTCCTTGGGAGAGGTTCGCCCGCGCCCTTAGTCGAATTGGTGCGTTGCAGCAATGGCAGCCGAGGAGAAATGCCATGCCGCAGGGTGACAAGGGGGCCTACACCGACAAGCAGCGCCGCAAGGCCGAGCATATCGAGGAAGGCTATGAGAAGCGCGGACTGAGCGCGAAGGAGGCCGAGCGTCGGGCGTGGGCGACGGTCAACAAGCAGGACGGCGGGGGCAAGGAATCGGGCTCGGGCCGTTCGCGCGACCGATCGGCGGCCGCGAAGAAGGGCTGGGAGACGCGGCGGAAGAAAGCCAAAGGGTAGTTTCTCGCCATGCCGGGCTTGACCCGGCATCCCCCTTCTTCTCCAGAACGGCAGGTGGACCCCGGAGCAAATCCGGGGTGACGGAGAGAGCGACCTTGCCATTATCCCCTACCCGCCGCGCCCTGCCCCGCTCGGTCTGGGTGCTCGGCTTCGTCAGCCTGTTCATGGACCTGTCGAGCGAGATCATTCACGCGCTGCTGCCGCTGTTCGTGACGGTGACGCTGGGGGCGAGCGTGGCGATGCTTGGCGCCATCGACGGGGTGGCCGAGGCGACCGCTAGCTTTGCCAAGCTGATCGGCGGGCGGCTTTCCGACAAGCAGCAGAAAAGAAAGCCGTGGATCCTCGCGGGCTACGGCATGGCGGCGGTGACCAAGCCGCTGTTCGCGCTCGCGGGCACGCCGCTGACGGTGCTCGGCGCGCGGCTCGTCGACCGCACTGCCAAGGGGCTTCGCGGGGCACCGCGCGACGCGCTCATCGCCGACGAGACCCCGTCCGAGCAGCGCGGCGCCGCTTATGGGCTGCGGCAGGCGCTCGATACGGTGGGGGCGCTGCTGGCGCCGCTGGCCGCCGCCGGGCTGATGATCGCCCTGGCGGGCGACATCCGAAGCATCTTCTGGATCGCGGTCATCCCGGCCTTCGTGTCGGTGGCCATCATCCTGATCTTCCTGCGCGAGCCCGAGCGGGCGGTGCGCGAGGCCAAGGCCCCGGCGCTGTGGCGGAGCTTTCGCGAGGTCGACAAGGATTGCCGGCGGGTCATCCTCGTCGCCTTTCTCTTCACCCTGGCGCGCTTCTCCGAGAGCTTCTTCGTGCTGAAAGGGGCCGAGGCGGGGCTGAGCCTCGCAACCGCGCCGCTGGTGCTGGTGGTGTTCAACCTGTCCTACGTGCTGCTGTCCTATCCGGCGGGCGCGCTCGGGGACCGCAAGGACCCACGGCTGATCCTGACGGCGGGCATCGGGCTGCTGATCGTCGGCAATGCGGTGCTGGCCACGACCACGAGCCTTGCGGGGCTGGTCGTGGGCGTCGCGCTGTGGGGCGCGCACATGGCGCTGACGCAGGGGCTGTTCGCCAAGCTGCTGGCCGACGTCGCGCCGGCGAACTTGCGGGCGACGGCGTTCGGTCTGTTCAACGTCGCGACTGGGATCGGGCTGCTGCTGGCGAGCCTCGGCGGGGGCATGTTGTGGGACCGCGACGGGCCGGGCGCGACCTTCCTCGCGAGCGCGGCCATCGCGGCGGCGGCGGGGGTATTCCTGTGGCTTCTGCCGAAGGCGCCGGCACCGGCCGAAGCAGCCTGAGCGCGCGCGTTCACAGGGGCAGGCGGGGGCGCTATGCTGGCCGCCTTCTCTAGGGGGAGAATGACGATGACCGACACCACTGCCTTCCGCCCGCAGCCCTTCCGGGGCTGGTATTGGGCGGCCGCGATCGGCGTGCTGCTGTTCATGCTGGCGGGCGTCGCGGGCTATCTGATGACGGTGACCGCCGATCCGGCGAGCGTGCCGGCCGACCAGCGCGCGCTGATGGAGGTGATGCCCAAGTGGCAGACGGCGGTCTATGCGATCGCGGTCTGGTCGGGGCTGGCGGGCGCGGTCGGGCTGCTGCTGCGCAAGCGCTGGGCGGTGCCGTTGCTGTTCGTCTCCTTGCTCGGCGCGATCGGCACCTTCCTGCCCTTTGCGGTCGTGCCGGCGGTGCGCGAGCTTGCGACCGAGGGCAATGGCGTGGCGGCGGTGATCGTGATCGCTTTGTGCTGGACGAGCTTCTGGTTCGGGCGGCATTCGGCGCAGCGGGGGTGGCTCGCTTGAGCACCTTCACCCTCGACACCGCGACCAGCCGCGCGACTCCCTCGCCGGTGCCGGGCAAGCGCATGACCGTGCCCGGGCTCAAGGGCCGCAAGGTCGACGGCAGGACCGAGCAGCCGATCGTGATGCTGACCGCCTACACGATGCGGATGGCGCAGTTGCTCGACCCGCATTGCGAGATGCTGCTGGTCGGGGACAGCCTCGGACAGGTGATCTACGGGCTGCCGAGCACGGTGCCGGTGACGCTCGACATGATGTGCAATCACGGCGCGGCGGTGGTCCGGGGAAGCTGGCACGCGCTGGTCGCGGTCGACATGCCGTTCGGAAGCTATGAGGCGAGCCCGGAGCAGGCCTTCGCCAGCGCGGCACGCGTGATGAAGGAAACGGGCTGCGCGGCGGTGAAGCTCGAGGGCGGCGAGGCGATGGCGCCGACCGTGCGCTTCCTCACCGAACGCGGAATCCCGGTGATCGGCCATGTCGGGCTCACCCCGCAGGCGGTCAATTCGCTTGGCGGCTATGGCGCGCGCGGGCGGAGCGAGGCGGAAGCGGCCAAGATCAAGGCCGACGCGATCGCGGTCGCCCAAGCGGGCGCCTTCTCGGTGGTCCTCGAGGGCGTGATGGAGGAACTGGCGACCGAGATCACGCGGGCGATCCCCGTGCCCTCGATCGGCATCGGCGCGTCGGCCGAGTGCGACGGACAGGTGCTGGTGACCGAGGACATGCTCGGCCTGTTCGAGCGCACGCCGCGGTTCGTGAAGCGTTACGACGACCTCGCCAGCCGGATCGGCGCGGCGGTCGAGACCTATGCGCAGGAGGTCAAGGCACGGTCCTTCCCGACCGCCGACCAGACCTACCGACCCAAGAACTAGCCGCTGGCCGCAAAAGCGGTTAGACGCGCTCGCTGATCTAATCCTGCGTTCATCACGGGTCGGCGAAACGCTCGGCCACGTTCTTTCAAGAGGTATGAGTTCTTGGCTCTGGCGCCCGGCGAAACCAGCGAAACCTTCATCCGCGAAGTCGACGAAAACCTGCGCCGCGACCAGGCGGAGGCCGTGGTCAAGCGCTACGGCAAGGTCTTCATCGGTGCCGCGATCGTGCTGCTGCTGGCGGTGGCCGGCTGGCTGTTCTGGAAGGATCGGCAGGCCACCCAGGCGGCCGAGAACAGCGAGGCCTTTGCCGCGATCCTGCAGGACATCGGCGG
This genomic window from Sphingomonas rosea contains:
- a CDS encoding L,D-transpeptidase family protein: MAATSSDRLAPALAVSQFYAARSEPLWLRSPAAIQTLVSALRTAPIDGFNDGPELGRSIDAALADAKAGVPGASQEAERLLSSGLVLYTQALRWPGRSRIIYADPSLAPKVPTPTEVLTQAAAASDLAAFVRQTVEVNPIHAALRAAATDQLDFLGQPSPALKGSLERARLLPSNGRFVLVDIASQELMMIDHGRVEDRMKVVVGKPDMKTPLMAGTLRQVTFNPYWNVPVDLVQKTIAANVLRSGLSYLAQRNYEVLSGWTADATVIDPATVDWQAVADGRAEARVRQRPGKGNMMGAMKFEFPNELGIYLHDTPQRELFGKDARTFSSGCVRLEDAARLGRWLLGREPVAASSQPELNVALGKGVPVFLTYLTVRPEADGTLASAPDVYGLDGQPATELATLQR
- a CDS encoding LytR/AlgR family response regulator transcription factor, translating into MLKILIVEDERPLAETLRYLVEDNPRYRVVGIAEDLASAVELLERDEPDLALVDLHLARGSTGFSVAVRLNDAGVPCLFVTGRAPGFAMPDLALGLLLKPFTGNDVHRALALAEDVMRGRETLRPRIPRNLELYDGETEEVELPEPAFVAPRRGLKARLERWIGGTTH
- a CDS encoding cell wall hydrolase — protein: MASLLFLAGVASPVSAQTAKVTYTPIKAPVALAAPVASATTATTAASASILPSPVIPTVTAGPGTLAAAPGRAAILSSTARPVSGLTPPAGAAEVRPAVTHASLWPLIYAKMSNTAELTEQEECIAVAVYHEARGEPFDGQLAVAEVIMNRAASGRYPGSWCEVVKQPWQFSFVNPRTGSIPRVNRESASWSYAKAIARIATTNAADAIPADVLWYHADYVAPSWGRRLAMVEKIGAHLFYRAFARS
- the typA gene encoding translational GTPase TypA, with amino-acid sequence MELRNVAIIAHVDHGKTTLVDQLFRQSGTFRDNQRVEERAMDSNDLEKERGITILAKCTSVEWADAEGEATRINIVDTPGHADFGAEVERILSMVDGVILLVDAAEGPMPQTKFVTGKALGLGLKPIVVVNKIDRPDARPAEVLDECFDLFLSLDANDEQLDFPVLYASGRNGYAGREDTVRDGDLTPLFETIVSHVPAPGLPIHGEFKMLATLLDRDPFLGRILTGRVESGTLHINQPIRALDVDGHKVEEGRATKIFAFHGLERVPVEQAQAGDIIAIAGLMNATVSNTIATPSVTTPIKARPIDPPTLAMSFAVNDSPYAGRDGDKVQSRVIRERLEREAETNVAIRVTVAHDNDSYEVAGRGELQLGVLIETLRREGFELSISRPRVLFQDGPSGREEPYETVVIDVDDEYSGTVVEKMSQRKAEMTDMRPSGAGKTRLTFSAPSRGLIGYHGEFLSDTRGTGIMNRLFEKYGPHKGVITGRQNGVLISMEKGKAQAYALNALEDRGIMFISPNDDLYEGMIIGENAKPQDLEVNPLKAKQLTNFRASGKDEGIRLTPPRKMTLEQAIAYIQDDELVEVTPKVIRLRKRHLDPHERKRQSRKSEAA
- a CDS encoding plasmid stabilization protein, whose translation is MPQGDKGAYTDKQRRKAEHIEEGYEKRGLSAKEAERRAWATVNKQDGGGKESGSGRSRDRSAAAKKGWETRRKKAKG
- a CDS encoding MFS transporter yields the protein MPLSPTRRALPRSVWVLGFVSLFMDLSSEIIHALLPLFVTVTLGASVAMLGAIDGVAEATASFAKLIGGRLSDKQQKRKPWILAGYGMAAVTKPLFALAGTPLTVLGARLVDRTAKGLRGAPRDALIADETPSEQRGAAYGLRQALDTVGALLAPLAAAGLMIALAGDIRSIFWIAVIPAFVSVAIILIFLREPERAVREAKAPALWRSFREVDKDCRRVILVAFLFTLARFSESFFVLKGAEAGLSLATAPLVLVVFNLSYVLLSYPAGALGDRKDPRLILTAGIGLLIVGNAVLATTTSLAGLVVGVALWGAHMALTQGLFAKLLADVAPANLRATAFGLFNVATGIGLLLASLGGGMLWDRDGPGATFLASAAIAAAAGVFLWLLPKAPAPAEAA
- the panB gene encoding 3-methyl-2-oxobutanoate hydroxymethyltransferase gives rise to the protein MSTFTLDTATSRATPSPVPGKRMTVPGLKGRKVDGRTEQPIVMLTAYTMRMAQLLDPHCEMLLVGDSLGQVIYGLPSTVPVTLDMMCNHGAAVVRGSWHALVAVDMPFGSYEASPEQAFASAARVMKETGCAAVKLEGGEAMAPTVRFLTERGIPVIGHVGLTPQAVNSLGGYGARGRSEAEAAKIKADAIAVAQAGAFSVVLEGVMEELATEITRAIPVPSIGIGASAECDGQVLVTEDMLGLFERTPRFVKRYDDLASRIGAAVETYAQEVKARSFPTADQTYRPKN